A single region of the Sorghum bicolor cultivar BTx623 chromosome 9, Sorghum_bicolor_NCBIv3, whole genome shotgun sequence genome encodes:
- the LOC8064690 gene encoding uncharacterized protein LOC8064690, translating into MRRTTDGGDDFTFAAAQPPPRLLSAVGGGGGCMGPPLLYPIFGRPRSPPRASPAPELETATARVPLGRLLLVDRDPSPSPPPAPAPAPADDVVDDEGLDSVPAEMFCPWSPGWSASAAAAASSPARCKKSGSTGSVLRWRPRLVVGRSQSDGKEKFVFFSAASSGGSFGRRNQKGRGAVEGANGAASAGSAGAGAAHAWSYYVKNNNGGGARRRSFLPYKQDLVGLFANAAVFRRSYLPF; encoded by the coding sequence ATGCGCAGGACTACGGACGGCGGTGACGACTTCACCTTCGCCGCCGCCCAGCCACCACCTCGTCTACTATCTgcagtcggcggcggcggcgggtgcaTGGGCCCGCCGCTGCTGTACCCAATCTTCGGCCGGCCGAGGTCCCCGCCGCGGGCTTCTCCGGCCCCGGAGCTGGAGACGGCCACCGCGCGGGTTCCGCTAGGACGGCTTCTACTGGTGGACAGGGATCCGtcgccctcgccgccgccagcgccagcgcccgcgcccgcggaCGACGTCGTCGACGACGAAGGCCTCGACTCGGTGCCGGCGGAGATGTTCTGCCCCTGGTCTCCCGGGTGGTCGGcgtcggccgcggcggcggcgtcctccCCGGCGCGGTGCAAGAAGAGCGGCTCAACGGGGTCCGTGCTCCGGTGGCGGCCCCGGCTCGTCGTCGGGCGCAGCCAGAGCGACGGCAAGGAGAAGTTCGTCTTCTTCAGCGCCGCCTCCTCCGGCGGGTCGTTCGGGCGCCGGAACCAGAAGGGGCGAGGTGCCGTGGAGGGTGCCAACGGCGCTGCCAGCGCCGGCTCCGCCGGAGCTGGTGCTGCCCACGCCTGGAGCTACTACGTCAAGAACAATAACGGCGGTGGCGCACGCCGGAGGTCGTTCCTGCCGTACAAGCAGGACCTCGTCGGGCTGTTCGCCAACGCCGCCGTGTTCCGCCGGAGCTACCTCCCGTTCTGA